A genomic region of Andreesenia angusta contains the following coding sequences:
- a CDS encoding formate--tetrahydrofolate ligase has product IRGLELAAGAGFIVALTGDIMRMPGLPKVPAAERMDVLESGEIVGLF; this is encoded by the coding sequence CAATAAGAGGACTAGAGCTTGCAGCAGGAGCAGGATTCATAGTAGCTCTTACAGGAGACATAATGAGAATGCCAGGACTTCCAAAGGTACCAGCAGCGGAGAGAATGGACGTACTTGAGTCTGGAGAAATAGTAGGACTATTCTAG